A stretch of the bacterium genome encodes the following:
- a CDS encoding PEP/pyruvate-binding domain-containing protein, translating into MYKNLLLLHQLEKEDSPEVGFKAARLGELSRQGLKTPSGFVIASEAFFDLLKNNNLYEKFESLFKSLDFHHHHELESASLIFKKALLASQLPTDLEEKLKSVFSSFSPVSSQFFLSLSTNNEAVASFFEEKEKFFTARSLNVFIKELKSSWADVFDPKVIFLAKSKEVDFATLTPSLVFQALAAADASGTIKTRQTSLGNLVSLTALWGLDTDLHKRVDEADTYLVDKKTLAIVRKTIGQQKIQLIPVRDSVKKLPVPLVFSSQQKLEDRLIQKLCKDAVKIENHFLSPQKIHWFLVDDNLMIDSTQPLEETEKINFNSARLLLENSLQVLAKGRGLYPGIATGPIKFLSSKLTSTKPNLSKVKNGDIVFLKEYSNKYSPLLRKAAGLVVSKLPEKAFSASLRNLGKPTLVGEVAENYAGQVVTLDGGEGKVLKGAWARESRRSLPTRAQTVPEHRRLTKIFVSTGEPQLAQELAQQNFDGVGLLRAEPIWTQIGTHPQLVLREKGEKKFVRALANQIGKLAAAFSPRPVIYRASEFTLEDLQALRGSPKEQASESSPQGAAYFLAHPEHFELELEAIKEVRNGLGFKNLWLAIPLVRSVEEMEKIKKQVSGIGLPRSGSFRLLMIAEVPANTVLIDQFLETGIDGLVVDVADLASLILGKTTSPGSKTSPAVLDSLARLIKETRKRKLFASAILQAGELNEEILETLVRAGVSAVSVPHPYLNQAASLLTKAEKKIVTGKN; encoded by the coding sequence ATGTATAAAAACCTGCTCCTTTTGCATCAACTTGAAAAAGAAGACTCCCCTGAGGTTGGGTTCAAGGCCGCACGTTTGGGTGAACTGTCCAGGCAAGGTCTAAAAACTCCCTCTGGCTTTGTCATTGCTTCAGAAGCTTTTTTTGATCTCCTCAAAAATAACAATCTTTACGAAAAATTTGAAAGCCTTTTTAAATCTCTGGACTTTCACCACCATCATGAACTCGAAAGCGCTTCTCTAATTTTTAAAAAGGCTCTTTTGGCTTCCCAACTACCAACTGATTTGGAGGAAAAGCTCAAAAGCGTCTTTTCTTCGTTTTCTCCTGTCTCAAGCCAATTTTTTCTTTCTTTGAGTACAAACAATGAAGCTGTTGCCAGTTTTTTTGAAGAAAAGGAAAAATTTTTCACCGCCAGAAGTCTAAACGTCTTTATCAAAGAATTAAAATCTTCTTGGGCGGACGTCTTTGACCCAAAAGTTATTTTTCTTGCCAAAAGCAAGGAAGTTGACTTTGCAACTCTGACCCCAAGCTTAGTTTTTCAAGCCCTCGCCGCCGCCGATGCCTCGGGGACGATCAAAACAAGGCAAACTTCTCTCGGCAACCTTGTTTCCCTCACCGCCCTCTGGGGTTTGGATACGGACCTTCACAAAAGAGTCGATGAGGCAGACACTTACTTGGTTGACAAAAAAACCTTGGCCATTGTCCGAAAAACCATTGGTCAGCAAAAAATTCAACTCATTCCTGTGAGGGATAGTGTCAAAAAACTGCCAGTACCTTTAGTCTTTTCTAGCCAACAAAAACTTGAGGATCGCCTCATTCAAAAGCTGTGCAAAGACGCAGTAAAAATAGAGAACCACTTTCTTTCTCCCCAAAAAATCCACTGGTTTTTGGTTGACGACAACCTAATGATCGACAGTACCCAGCCTTTAGAGGAAACAGAGAAGATAAACTTCAACTCCGCCCGCTTACTTCTGGAAAATTCTCTACAAGTTCTCGCCAAAGGAAGGGGTCTCTATCCAGGAATTGCAACGGGACCAATTAAATTTTTAAGCTCGAAATTGACTAGTACCAAACCAAACCTGAGCAAAGTAAAAAATGGGGATATAGTTTTTCTCAAAGAGTACTCGAACAAATACTCTCCTCTACTTCGCAAGGCTGCTGGCTTGGTAGTCAGCAAACTTCCAGAAAAAGCCTTTAGCGCTTCTTTAAGAAATCTGGGCAAACCAACTCTGGTTGGAGAAGTAGCGGAAAACTACGCTGGACAAGTCGTTACTCTTGATGGTGGAGAAGGAAAAGTACTGAAAGGTGCTTGGGCTAGGGAGTCCCGGCGCAGTCTTCCCACCCGAGCACAGACAGTCCCAGAACACCGTCGGCTCACCAAAATTTTTGTTAGTACCGGAGAGCCACAACTTGCGCAGGAACTGGCCCAACAAAACTTCGACGGAGTTGGTTTACTGCGCGCCGAGCCAATTTGGACGCAGATCGGTACTCATCCCCAGCTGGTTCTGAGAGAAAAGGGAGAGAAAAAGTTTGTTCGCGCTCTCGCAAACCAGATCGGCAAACTCGCGGCAGCTTTTTCCCCTCGGCCGGTGATCTACCGAGCCAGTGAATTTACTCTCGAGGATTTGCAGGCTCTTCGCGGTAGTCCCAAAGAGCAAGCTTCTGAGAGCTCTCCCCAAGGAGCTGCCTATTTTCTAGCTCATCCAGAGCACTTTGAACTTGAGCTTGAAGCAATCAAGGAGGTACGCAATGGTCTGGGCTTTAAAAACCTTTGGCTCGCGATTCCTCTAGTTCGCAGCGTTGAAGAAATGGAAAAAATCAAAAAACAAGTTTCCGGCATTGGTTTACCTCGTTCTGGCTCTTTCCGCTTGCTGATGATCGCGGAAGTTCCCGCCAACACGGTTCTCATCGATCAATTCTTGGAAACCGGTATTGATGGCCTTGTTGTTGATGTAGCTGATCTTGCTTCTTTGATTTTGGGTAAGACCACTTCACCGGGTTCAAAAACTAGCCCGGCGGTGCTCGATTCTTTAGCTAGATTGATCAAAGAAACCCGCAAAAGAAAGCTCTTTGCTTCGGCTATTCTTCAAGCCGGAGAGCTGAACGAGGAAATCTTGGAAACCCTCGTCCGAGCCGGAGTCTCGGCTGTTTCCGTGCCGCACCCTTACCTGAACCAGGCGGCTTCACTTTTGACTAAAGCTGAAAAGAAAATTGTCACGGGAAAAAACTAG
- a CDS encoding Dabb family protein → MIIHIALFKFKPEISNEDINHAMVEVRSLKDKIPQVVEIFAGENFSKHSKGFTHAIVVKFASREDIDTYRAHPDHKPIADKLDSLEDDSIGIDFEV, encoded by the coding sequence ATGATAATTCATATAGCTTTGTTCAAATTCAAACCAGAAATTTCTAACGAAGACATTAATCATGCAATGGTTGAAGTTAGATCATTGAAGGACAAGATTCCTCAAGTTGTTGAGATCTTTGCTGGGGAAAACTTTTCTAAACACTCCAAAGGTTTCACTCATGCAATCGTGGTAAAATTTGCTAGCAGGGAAGATATTGATACCTATCGAGCTCACCCTGACCACAAACCAATAGCAGACAAACTAGATTCTTTAGAGGATGATTCTATAGGAATCGATTTTGAAGTATGA
- a CDS encoding Type 1 glutamine amidotransferase-like domain-containing protein translates to MKRLFLASVFAESADKFVDAFHDSLEKTTVAFIPTAADPYEDKWFVDVDRKALEERGYLVQEVDLKKKGEGNLREEMGNAGIIFVCGGNTFYLLEKARESGFDEVVKEFVEKGVIYIGSSAGSVLVGPDIEPVAWMDDPSKAKLDSTKGFGLVDFVALPHFGNKKYISKYEEIMEKYSGKYDLIKLTDQEAVVVEGGNHRIV, encoded by the coding sequence ATGAAAAGACTTTTCTTAGCCTCAGTTTTTGCTGAATCAGCAGATAAATTTGTTGATGCATTTCACGATTCCCTTGAGAAAACAACGGTAGCCTTTATTCCCACTGCTGCTGACCCATATGAGGACAAATGGTTTGTTGATGTTGATAGAAAAGCACTGGAAGAGAGAGGTTACTTAGTGCAGGAGGTAGATTTGAAGAAAAAAGGTGAAGGTAACTTGAGAGAAGAAATGGGTAATGCCGGTATAATTTTTGTCTGTGGTGGAAATACTTTCTACCTGCTTGAAAAGGCTAGAGAATCAGGTTTTGATGAGGTTGTAAAAGAGTTTGTTGAAAAAGGGGTTATCTATATTGGATCGAGTGCAGGGTCTGTGCTAGTAGGACCAGACATTGAACCAGTAGCGTGGATGGATGATCCCAGCAAAGCCAAATTAGATTCAACAAAAGGTTTTGGACTAGTAGACTTTGTTGCCCTGCCTCATTTTGGCAACAAGAAGTACATATCAAAATATGAAGAAATAATGGAAAAATATTCAGGAAAATACGATTTGATCAAGCTAACTGATCAAGAAGCAGTTGTTGTGGAGGGTGGGAACCATAGGATCGTATGA
- a CDS encoding phosphatase PAP2 family protein, with product MKLAPKLVRILGFSEESESNKFLYLICIIYLVALSLFMLWHRMWFSPDQFLIAAVVAALILGKFGQFVKDWVPFVLLFLGYEALRGLAPILNKNVHITEMIQADKFIFGFLPTIRLQELLFYPGQPQWYDFVAIILYMSHFIMPMVTAFVFWLLDKKTFREFTWALIILSFAGFITYVLYPAMPPWLAANQGYLPPLEKIMDATIANLANPIALPTVYKLFRGDEVAAMPSLHAAYPILIALFFVRKFRLSALLTVPYVATVWFAVVYLGEHYVIDVIFGALYALIVFLLVTKKDYLLSKLRVLKNETRAETSKAQT from the coding sequence ATGAAGCTAGCACCGAAACTGGTCCGCATTTTAGGTTTTTCAGAAGAAAGCGAAAGCAACAAATTCCTCTATCTGATCTGCATCATTTATCTTGTGGCTCTGAGCCTTTTCATGCTTTGGCATCGCATGTGGTTTTCCCCGGATCAATTTCTGATTGCAGCGGTGGTAGCAGCGCTTATTTTGGGAAAATTTGGTCAGTTTGTCAAAGATTGGGTGCCTTTCGTTCTCCTCTTTCTTGGCTATGAGGCCCTGCGTGGCCTCGCCCCGATTCTCAACAAAAACGTTCACATCACTGAAATGATCCAAGCTGACAAATTTATCTTTGGTTTTTTACCCACGATCAGACTCCAAGAGCTTCTTTTCTACCCGGGCCAGCCACAATGGTACGACTTTGTGGCGATCATTCTCTACATGTCCCACTTCATCATGCCCATGGTAACAGCCTTTGTTTTTTGGCTGCTTGATAAAAAAACCTTCCGGGAGTTTACTTGGGCACTGATCATTCTTTCTTTCGCTGGTTTTATCACCTATGTACTCTATCCAGCCATGCCACCTTGGCTGGCTGCCAACCAAGGCTACCTACCCCCCTTGGAAAAAATTATGGACGCCACTATCGCCAACCTCGCCAACCCTATTGCTCTACCAACCGTTTACAAGCTTTTCCGAGGCGATGAGGTCGCCGCCATGCCTTCGTTACACGCTGCCTACCCAATTTTAATCGCTCTTTTCTTTGTGCGTAAATTTCGCCTCTCCGCCCTTTTGACTGTCCCCTATGTAGCGACCGTTTGGTTTGCGGTAGTTTACCTCGGAGAGCACTACGTCATTGACGTTATCTTTGGAGCGCTCTACGCCCTGATCGTCTTTTTGCTTGTCACAAAGAAAGACTACTTACTGTCTAAGCTAAGGGTACTAAAAAACGAAACAAGAGCCGAGACTAGCAAAGCTCAGACTTGA
- a CDS encoding diacylglycerol kinase family protein, with protein MIETVIEDHAPAKHFNSIRFAVAGLIHVFTTQRNFRLQSILGLLTILLALLFDFDRVEWIILLLTIGLVLTAEIANTVLETLVDLSVTRLHPKAKIAKDLAAAAVLIIAVFAAFIGAFLFWPHFWTLLCSL; from the coding sequence ATGATTGAAACTGTGATAGAAGATCACGCTCCTGCCAAACACTTCAACAGCATCCGTTTCGCGGTCGCTGGTCTGATTCATGTCTTCACAACTCAGAGAAACTTTCGCTTGCAGTCCATTTTGGGATTGTTGACTATTCTTCTCGCCCTCTTGTTTGACTTTGACCGAGTCGAGTGGATCATTCTTCTTTTGACCATTGGGCTAGTTTTAACCGCCGAAATTGCCAACACTGTTTTGGAAACATTAGTTGACCTTTCGGTCACTCGCCTTCACCCCAAAGCAAAAATTGCCAAGGACTTGGCCGCCGCCGCTGTACTGATCATTGCCGTTTTTGCTGCCTTCATTGGCGCTTTTCTTTTTTGGCCCCACTTTTGGACTTTGCTCTGCAGCCTTTAG
- a CDS encoding YraN family protein, whose product MSKTSTGKFAEDLASKFLTKKGYKVIARNFHSRFGEIDIVASKEDCLVFVEVKARWSAEFGLPEEAVGKRKLSSIIKTAEYFRALHPGLPESERIDVVAMEFAAENKVKRVEILENVSEF is encoded by the coding sequence ATGTCCAAAACTAGCACAGGCAAATTCGCTGAGGATCTGGCAAGCAAATTTCTTACGAAGAAGGGTTACAAAGTGATCGCGCGCAATTTTCACTCCCGTTTTGGAGAAATCGATATTGTTGCTAGCAAAGAAGATTGCCTTGTTTTTGTTGAAGTCAAGGCGCGTTGGAGTGCAGAATTTGGTTTGCCGGAAGAGGCGGTGGGAAAAAGGAAGCTTTCCTCAATCATCAAAACCGCGGAGTATTTTCGAGCTCTCCACCCCGGACTACCAGAGTCTGAAAGAATAGATGTAGTCGCCATGGAGTTTGCGGCAGAGAACAAAGTCAAACGAGTAGAAATACTGGAAAACGTTTCCGAGTTCTAA
- a CDS encoding ribonuclease HII — MPGAANWQHEQSLWEKGFEFVAGVDEVGRGAWAGPVVSAAVVFPKFCQFPRELFDSKIINSKLREELAKEIYASAAATAIGVVEVDYINRFGIGKAAQKSFRLSVQSLKVVPDFFLVDAFYIKRIRKEKQLPIIHGDRLSASIAAASIIAKVYRDRLLRKLHRSFPDYGFGKNKGYGTKFHQEALQKHSLSSVHRLSFDLRAYLSEPELSANVQN, encoded by the coding sequence ATGCCCGGAGCTGCGAATTGGCAGCACGAACAATCTCTTTGGGAAAAAGGTTTTGAATTTGTTGCTGGTGTGGATGAAGTGGGACGTGGTGCTTGGGCTGGACCAGTTGTCAGTGCAGCGGTTGTTTTCCCCAAATTTTGTCAATTCCCCAGAGAACTTTTTGATTCAAAAATTATTAATTCCAAACTTCGAGAGGAGCTCGCCAAAGAAATTTATGCCAGTGCAGCGGCAACAGCCATTGGGGTTGTCGAAGTTGACTACATCAACCGTTTTGGAATTGGCAAAGCCGCCCAAAAATCCTTCCGTCTCTCAGTCCAGTCGTTAAAGGTTGTCCCTGATTTTTTTCTGGTCGATGCTTTTTATATCAAGCGGATTCGAAAAGAAAAACAGTTGCCGATTATTCATGGGGACAGGCTTTCAGCTTCAATTGCTGCTGCTTCGATCATTGCCAAAGTTTACCGTGACCGCTTGTTGAGAAAACTCCACAGAAGTTTTCCAGACTACGGTTTTGGGAAAAACAAAGGTTATGGGACCAAATTCCACCAAGAGGCTCTCCAAAAACACTCCCTTTCCTCGGTTCACCGTCTTAGTTTCGACCTCAGGGCCTATTTATCAGAACCAGAGCTATCTGCCAATGTCCAAAACTAG
- the rplS gene encoding 50S ribosomal protein L19, with protein sequence MEQTQFAVGNRIRVDAKVKEGGKERIQSFEGTVISMRGEGNSKTFTVRKIASDGVGVERIWPVGSPTIAKITVKKTPKVKRAKLFYLRKLTGKAALGV encoded by the coding sequence ATGGAACAAACACAGTTTGCAGTCGGCAATCGTATCCGAGTCGACGCCAAAGTTAAAGAGGGTGGCAAAGAAAGAATTCAAAGTTTTGAAGGAACTGTCATCTCAATGCGCGGTGAAGGTAATTCCAAGACCTTTACGGTCCGAAAAATTGCTAGCGATGGAGTTGGTGTCGAAAGAATTTGGCCGGTCGGGAGCCCAACAATCGCCAAAATCACCGTCAAGAAAACACCAAAAGTAAAAAGAGCTAAACTTTTTTATCTGCGCAAGCTGACTGGAAAAGCCGCACTAGGAGTCTAA
- a CDS encoding CAP domain-containing protein, translating into MLAWRRKKFGFGETLAQLLIPHQRNENHPLLIRHFSLFLATGLVVGTQFLSNLSAGEIRVLGFATNIYQNEVISLTNEQRISNGVRGLKESALLDQAAQKKAADMFAKDYWAHFAPDGTSPWHFFDIVGYKYSAAGENLARDFQTSEGVVQGWMNSPSHKENLLNKNYTEIGVAVVNGSLQGEQTTLVVQLFARSTAVSSSTGSGEVIPKATPQSVSDKVILNNKNSGKVKESTAAAVTKVSGSFSAGVGVLQKLDGLPWAAKAELLLLFSLFSVFLVDSFIIYRKGVRRSGSHSLVHAIVIGILIVSILVTSKGKLI; encoded by the coding sequence ATGCTTGCCTGGAGAAGAAAAAAATTTGGGTTTGGTGAAACTTTAGCTCAACTGCTTATCCCACACCAGCGCAACGAGAACCACCCTTTGCTGATCCGTCACTTCTCTTTATTTCTAGCTACAGGTCTCGTGGTTGGAACTCAGTTTCTGTCCAATTTAAGTGCGGGTGAAATTCGCGTTTTGGGCTTTGCCACCAATATTTACCAAAATGAAGTTATTAGTTTGACCAACGAGCAGAGAATAAGCAACGGAGTCAGAGGCTTGAAAGAAAGCGCCCTGCTAGACCAAGCCGCCCAAAAAAAAGCGGCGGATATGTTTGCAAAAGATTACTGGGCTCATTTTGCTCCCGACGGAACTTCCCCTTGGCATTTTTTTGATATTGTCGGCTACAAATACAGTGCAGCCGGGGAAAATCTCGCCCGTGATTTTCAAACCTCAGAAGGTGTTGTCCAAGGCTGGATGAATAGTCCTTCACACAAAGAAAATTTGCTCAACAAAAATTACACTGAAATTGGAGTTGCGGTGGTTAATGGAAGTTTGCAAGGAGAACAAACTACCTTGGTGGTTCAACTCTTCGCCCGTTCAACCGCTGTCAGTTCTTCAACTGGCTCTGGAGAAGTAATACCGAAAGCTACTCCTCAGTCAGTTTCTGACAAAGTGATTTTAAACAACAAAAATTCTGGCAAAGTGAAAGAAAGCACTGCCGCCGCTGTCACCAAGGTTTCTGGATCTTTCAGCGCTGGAGTCGGGGTTTTGCAAAAACTAGATGGTCTTCCCTGGGCGGCGAAAGCTGAGCTCCTCCTTTTGTTCAGCCTTTTTAGTGTCTTTCTGGTTGATTCCTTTATTATCTATCGCAAGGGAGTGAGACGTTCTGGTAGCCATTCTCTGGTTCATGCTATTGTTATTGGGATATTGATCGTCAGTATTTTGGTGACTTCGAAAGGAAAATTAATTTAG
- a CDS encoding DNA polymerase — translation METLTETKFDFIKTQEELLKIIPELEKQQVIGLDTEGTLLDPFRSKLLLVQIATPEHAYVIDCSKVDLSPLKTVLEADRPLKLAQNAKFDYAMLKVQSGISLGLMFDTMLAERILTNGVSREISLKTLAEKYAGVKLDKTIRESFIDPANPSLRGNFSGEQLLYAARDAQILHEIFRKQTKALQQEDLIETAKLEFSVIPVVAEMELRGSLIDQKKWRAHIAELEEKRDKINKEIQDELRHLSPYSQVDLFGNVEDTVNLDSPIQLLAIFKKIGVDLPNTSDATLQKTAHPLAKKIREYRAHEKLITAFGESILEKINPVTNRLHPDFIQLGADTGRFACNNPNLQQIPADSGFRSCFIATEGYKLITADYSQIELRIMAEVSEDPVFLEAFRKDVDLHTLTASQMFRIPQDQVDKDKRFQAKSINFGLMYGRGPASLSSQIGLSVDESKKLLDVYFSTYKGVKRWMDRVGRESIRVGYVRTLGGRKRRFTLPDKTDPEYQRLLGSIERQGKNTPIQGTSADITKYALVYMYKEIKDRKLDAYMIHTVHDEIVVEAREDIVDEVAKIVEEKMVEGGQKLLKEVPIKVDIHISDCWEK, via the coding sequence ATGGAAACTCTGACCGAAACTAAATTTGATTTTATTAAAACCCAAGAAGAGCTGCTGAAAATCATCCCGGAACTCGAGAAGCAGCAAGTCATTGGTTTGGATACGGAAGGAACTTTGCTCGACCCTTTTCGTTCTAAGTTGTTACTCGTACAAATCGCTACACCGGAGCACGCTTACGTAATTGATTGTTCCAAAGTCGATCTTTCCCCGCTAAAAACCGTGCTCGAAGCAGATCGGCCCTTGAAACTCGCACAAAACGCCAAGTTTGACTACGCTATGTTGAAAGTCCAATCCGGAATTAGCCTAGGCCTGATGTTTGATACGATGCTGGCCGAGCGCATTTTGACCAACGGTGTTTCTCGGGAGATTTCTTTGAAGACTCTGGCTGAAAAATACGCTGGTGTCAAACTCGACAAAACGATCAGAGAAAGTTTTATTGATCCAGCCAACCCCTCTCTAAGAGGTAATTTTTCAGGAGAACAGCTTCTTTACGCGGCGCGAGATGCCCAAATTCTCCACGAAATTTTTCGTAAGCAAACCAAAGCACTCCAGCAGGAAGATCTGATTGAAACTGCAAAACTGGAGTTTAGTGTCATTCCAGTAGTAGCGGAAATGGAATTGAGAGGCTCACTCATTGATCAGAAAAAATGGCGCGCCCATATCGCCGAGCTTGAGGAAAAAAGAGACAAGATCAACAAAGAAATCCAGGACGAGTTGCGCCATCTCAGCCCTTATTCTCAAGTTGATCTTTTTGGTAATGTTGAGGATACAGTCAACCTGGATAGCCCGATACAGCTCTTGGCGATTTTCAAAAAAATCGGGGTTGATCTTCCCAATACTTCGGATGCAACTTTGCAGAAAACCGCCCACCCTTTGGCAAAAAAGATTCGCGAGTATCGAGCTCACGAAAAATTGATCACTGCCTTTGGAGAATCGATTCTAGAGAAAATTAACCCCGTCACCAACCGTCTTCACCCTGATTTCATTCAGCTGGGAGCTGACACTGGTCGATTTGCTTGCAACAACCCAAACCTCCAACAAATACCAGCTGATAGTGGCTTCAGAAGCTGTTTTATCGCCACTGAAGGTTACAAATTGATTACAGCCGATTACTCACAAATTGAATTGAGAATCATGGCCGAGGTCAGCGAGGACCCGGTTTTTTTGGAGGCTTTTCGTAAAGACGTCGACCTTCACACTCTGACCGCCTCCCAAATGTTTCGTATTCCTCAGGACCAAGTTGATAAGGACAAGAGATTCCAAGCTAAATCAATCAATTTCGGTCTGATGTACGGACGAGGACCGGCTTCCTTGAGTAGCCAAATTGGTCTCTCGGTGGATGAGTCAAAAAAACTTCTTGATGTTTATTTTAGTACCTACAAAGGAGTCAAGCGTTGGATGGATCGGGTTGGTCGAGAGTCAATTCGAGTTGGCTACGTCCGAACCCTTGGGGGAAGAAAACGACGGTTTACTCTTCCCGACAAAACCGATCCGGAGTATCAAAGACTTCTTGGTTCGATTGAGCGACAGGGAAAAAATACCCCAATTCAAGGAACCAGTGCCGATATTACCAAATACGCTTTGGTCTACATGTACAAAGAAATTAAGGACAGAAAGCTTGATGCCTACATGATTCACACGGTGCATGATGAAATTGTCGTTGAGGCTAGGGAAGACATTGTTGATGAGGTGGCAAAGATAGTTGAAGAGAAAATGGTTGAAGGTGGGCAAAAACTCCTCAAAGAAGTTCCTATCAAAGTCGATATTCACATTTCCGATTGTTGGGAAAAATAA
- the gatB gene encoding Asp-tRNA(Asn)/Glu-tRNA(Gln) amidotransferase subunit GatB has protein sequence MKEYDIVIGLETHVQLKTESKMFCRTSAQYFGNTPNSHTCPVCLGLPGALPVINEKAIESAVKIGLALNCQINLLSRFDRKNYFYPDLAKGFQISQLELPISINGWFLVNNKKIRINRAHMEEDTGKLTHATVDGEKASLVDFNRCGVPLLEIVTEPDLSSPEEAKLYAKTLHQTLRYLGVADADMEKAGMRFDANISLRPKGQKEYGTKVEIKNINSFSYLEKALFFEISRQLKLLEKGEKISQETRGWDETSGETKSQRSKEGSPDYRYFPEPDLPPLTFSKDYVEKIRRQLPEMPAEKKARFVEAYALSDYDASLLTESFEQADWFEQAVKDYARANKEEKIESSRAKIVANWMNGEIARNLKNSGKDLSSISFEPAALVELLFMIDNGSITAASAKEVLEKMFVSGEMPRKIVEEEDLSTLGNKEELADIVVSTLKTNQKAVDDFKAGKTASFSFLLGQVMRQAKGKADPGLAAELLKEKLS, from the coding sequence ATGAAGGAATACGATATTGTCATTGGTTTGGAAACACATGTTCAGCTCAAAACAGAGTCGAAGATGTTTTGTCGAACTTCGGCACAGTACTTTGGAAATACTCCCAACAGCCACACTTGTCCGGTTTGTTTGGGTCTTCCGGGTGCGTTGCCAGTCATCAATGAAAAGGCAATTGAGAGCGCAGTAAAAATTGGTTTGGCCCTCAATTGTCAGATCAATCTCTTAAGCAGGTTTGACCGCAAGAACTATTTTTATCCAGACCTTGCTAAAGGTTTTCAAATTTCTCAACTCGAGTTGCCCATCTCCATCAATGGTTGGTTTCTTGTTAACAACAAAAAAATTCGCATTAACCGAGCTCATATGGAAGAAGACACCGGTAAACTGACCCATGCGACTGTTGATGGGGAAAAAGCAAGTTTGGTCGATTTCAACCGTTGTGGAGTGCCGCTGCTTGAGATTGTGACTGAGCCAGATCTATCTTCACCGGAGGAAGCAAAACTTTATGCGAAAACATTGCATCAGACCCTGCGCTATTTGGGAGTAGCTGATGCCGATATGGAAAAAGCAGGCATGCGCTTCGATGCCAATATTTCCTTGCGCCCAAAAGGGCAAAAAGAATACGGGACAAAAGTCGAAATCAAGAACATAAACTCCTTTAGTTATTTGGAGAAAGCCCTCTTCTTTGAGATTTCAAGGCAGCTGAAACTGCTTGAAAAAGGAGAAAAAATAAGTCAAGAAACACGGGGTTGGGACGAGACAAGCGGTGAAACTAAATCCCAGCGCAGCAAAGAAGGTTCCCCTGACTACCGCTATTTTCCCGAACCAGATTTGCCACCGCTTACCTTTTCAAAAGATTATGTAGAAAAAATTCGTCGCCAACTGCCTGAGATGCCGGCAGAAAAAAAAGCACGCTTTGTCGAGGCTTACGCTTTGTCTGACTACGACGCGAGTCTGCTGACGGAGAGTTTTGAGCAGGCAGATTGGTTTGAGCAAGCGGTTAAAGACTATGCACGGGCTAATAAAGAGGAGAAAATAGAATCCAGTCGAGCCAAGATTGTTGCTAATTGGATGAATGGGGAAATAGCTAGGAACTTGAAAAATTCAGGGAAAGACCTTTCCTCAATCAGTTTCGAGCCGGCCGCTCTTGTCGAACTACTCTTCATGATTGATAATGGAAGTATCACTGCCGCCTCTGCCAAAGAGGTTTTGGAAAAAATGTTTGTCAGCGGCGAGATGCCCAGAAAGATCGTTGAAGAGGAAGATCTGTCTACCCTGGGTAATAAAGAAGAGCTTGCAGATATCGTTGTCTCAACATTGAAAACAAACCAAAAAGCAGTTGACGATTTTAAAGCTGGAAAAACTGCGAGTTTTAGCTTTTTGCTAGGCCAAGTGATGAGGCAAGCTAAAGGAAAAGCAGACCCGGGTTTAGCAGCGGAGCTCTTAAAAGAAAAGCTGTCCTAA